The Anaerolineales bacterium region TGGCGCTGACGATGACGATGGGGATTTTTGCAAATTTCGGATCGTTACGCAGGAGTTCGCACAACTCGAATCCCGTCAGGTCGGGCATCATCAAATCGAGCGTGATCAGGTCAGGGTTCACGGAGTGAGCGGTTTCCATCGCTTTTAGGCTGTCGTTGACCGTCGTCGGCTGATGACCGTTCATGCTGACCAGCATTTGCATGAGATTGGTGATAGTAACGTCGTCGTCC contains the following coding sequences:
- a CDS encoding response regulator, translating into MPKILIVDDDVTITNLMQMLVSMNGHQPTTVNDSLKAMETAHSVNPDLITLDLMMPDLTGFELCELLRNDPKFAKIPIVIVSAKDDSESKEKAKRVGATDYITKPFGMDEFIGKIKALTS